One window of the Gemmatimonadales bacterium genome contains the following:
- a CDS encoding HlyC/CorC family transporter translates to MEPPESTGVISGLIGVVALVLANAFFVAAEFALVGARRTRLEEMVRTGDRKAILARRAVQSLDRYISATQLGITLSSLGLGWIGEPALAHLIQDLFAFLPSAVQPVAVHSIAIAIAFTIISVLHIVLGELMPKAVALLFPEEVSRWTAGPLMGFAWFMTVPIRILNGSANTLLRLLGVRQPSEHARVHSAEEIRMLIEQSEVGGQVSREDARLIEGVFEFTEKTAHDVMTPRTEIVALEAGLTVDEAAGIVAAAGRSRYPVYHDSLDEIVGITHAKDILKALRENPSHPIHSIVRPPHLVPGTREVEDVLADMKRLKVHMAIVLDEFGGTAGLVTMEDLLEEIVGPIFDEHDVAEQPLDTAAAPLIDGAMPIDEFNDAYQAELDDTDYTTIGGLLFGELGRLPVSGDRVSVGGLTFEITAMEGRRVKTARLSSRQDATAESKG, encoded by the coding sequence ATGGAACCCCCAGAATCCACCGGCGTCATCTCAGGCCTGATCGGCGTCGTTGCCCTCGTGCTGGCCAATGCCTTCTTCGTTGCCGCCGAATTTGCCCTCGTCGGCGCCCGAAGGACCCGGCTCGAGGAAATGGTCCGGACCGGCGACCGCAAAGCTATCCTGGCCCGCCGCGCCGTTCAATCACTCGACCGCTACATCTCCGCGACCCAGCTGGGCATCACCCTGTCGTCGCTGGGCCTGGGCTGGATCGGCGAACCGGCGCTAGCACACCTGATCCAGGACCTGTTTGCCTTCCTGCCGAGTGCCGTCCAACCGGTCGCGGTCCACTCGATCGCGATTGCCATCGCCTTTACCATCATCTCCGTCCTCCACATCGTGCTGGGCGAGCTGATGCCCAAGGCCGTCGCACTCCTGTTCCCGGAGGAAGTCAGTCGCTGGACCGCCGGACCACTGATGGGCTTTGCCTGGTTCATGACTGTTCCGATCCGGATCCTGAACGGGTCCGCCAACACCCTCCTCCGCCTGCTCGGCGTGCGGCAGCCCTCCGAACACGCCCGGGTCCACAGCGCCGAAGAAATCCGGATGCTGATCGAACAGAGCGAGGTCGGGGGTCAGGTCAGCCGGGAGGATGCTCGCCTGATCGAGGGTGTCTTCGAGTTTACCGAGAAGACCGCGCACGACGTGATGACCCCGCGGACCGAAATCGTGGCTCTGGAAGCGGGTCTGACGGTCGACGAGGCCGCCGGGATCGTCGCCGCCGCGGGGCGATCCCGCTATCCCGTCTATCACGACTCACTCGATGAAATCGTCGGCATTACCCACGCCAAGGACATCCTGAAGGCGCTGCGGGAGAATCCTTCGCATCCGATCCACAGCATCGTTCGACCGCCGCACCTGGTACCAGGCACCCGGGAGGTCGAAGACGTCCTGGCTGACATGAAGCGGCTCAAGGTCCATATGGCCATCGTGCTCGATGAGTTCGGCGGTACGGCAGGACTGGTCACCATGGAAGATCTGCTCGAAGAAATCGTCGGACCGATCTTCGATGAGCACGACGTGGCCGAGCAGCCGCTCGACACCGCGGCGGCGCCGCTGATCGATGGCGCCATGCCGATCGACGAATTCAACGATGCGTACCAGGCCGAGCTCGACGACACCGACTATACCACGATCGGCGGTCTGCTCTTCGGCGAGTTGGGGCGCCTGCCCGTTTCAGGCGACCGGGTCAGCGTCGGCGGATTGACCTTCGAGATTACCGCGATGGAAGGACGGCGGGTCAAGACGGCCCGGCTGAGCAGCCGCCAGGACGCCACGGCAGAATCGAAGGGCTAG
- a CDS encoding cation transporter, translating into MDSGGSIRHNVSTATRPEREVVSRKLILVLVLASIFMVIEAIAGWISGSLALLADAGHMLVDVGALSLAAFTAWLARRPATPSKTFGYLRLEVFAAVVNSVALIGIAIAVIFEAIERLGNPQPIRVGIFLAAAAAGLLINLVSLRVLHDVRHGGLNVRGAYLHVVSDALGSVGALLAALVVWLTGWTAADPIVSIILSVVIFWAAWRLLRESTSVLLEAAPPHVSLDQVRARLLGVDGVQDIHDLHVWTVTSGVVAMSGHALVPDLARHPVALREMLHHLADLGIQHSTLQLEIEDHCEGLDCLLRGADRTLAEHGDHDHHLHGAWHESHRH; encoded by the coding sequence GTGGATTCTGGGGGTTCCATACGCCACAACGTTAGTACCGCAACCCGGCCGGAGCGAGAGGTCGTATCGCGCAAGCTGATTCTGGTCCTGGTACTGGCCTCGATTTTCATGGTGATCGAGGCCATTGCCGGGTGGATCAGCGGGTCACTGGCGCTCCTGGCCGATGCCGGTCATATGCTGGTCGACGTCGGGGCGCTCTCGCTGGCCGCGTTCACGGCGTGGCTGGCTCGGCGGCCTGCCACCCCGTCGAAGACGTTCGGTTACCTCCGGCTCGAGGTCTTTGCCGCGGTCGTCAACAGCGTTGCGCTGATCGGGATTGCCATCGCCGTCATCTTCGAGGCAATCGAGCGGCTGGGCAACCCGCAGCCGATTCGGGTGGGAATCTTCCTGGCCGCGGCGGCGGCCGGGCTTCTGATCAATCTGGTCAGCCTTCGGGTCCTGCATGATGTCCGGCATGGTGGTCTCAACGTGCGGGGCGCCTATCTGCATGTGGTGAGCGACGCCTTGGGCTCGGTCGGTGCGTTGCTGGCGGCGCTCGTGGTCTGGCTGACCGGGTGGACTGCCGCGGACCCGATCGTCTCGATCATCCTGTCCGTGGTCATTTTCTGGGCGGCTTGGCGCTTACTCCGGGAGAGCACTTCGGTCCTGCTCGAGGCGGCGCCGCCCCATGTATCGCTCGATCAGGTCCGGGCCCGCCTGCTGGGCGTGGACGGGGTTCAGGACATCCACGACCTGCATGTCTGGACCGTGACCAGCGGGGTGGTCGCCATGAGCGGACACGCCCTGGTGCCGGACCTCGCCCGGCACCCGGTTGCGCTGCGGGAAATGCTTCACCATCTGGCCGATCTCGGAATCCAGCACTCGACCCTCCAGCTCGAGATCGAGGACCATTGCGAGGGCCTCGACTGCCTGCTGCGGGGAGCCGATCGAACGCTGGCCGAGCACGGCGATCATGATCACCACCTCCACGGAGCCTGGCACGAGTCCCACCGCCACTAG
- a CDS encoding peptidylprolyl isomerase: MRQLPVARLVWLGLVGAMVGAPAGSAAAQTADSATTIDRIVAVVGTRPILLSEVQERILIELRGRPAPTDQSVLRQLQRGILESLVNEELVIQQASRDTTIKVTDEEITQSVDQLYRNVRGQYQSEEQFRTELQRTGFQTLEEWRTFSAEQQRRTFLANRFWDNLRQRGRVKDVPPTDEEMRQYFDQQKGNFEPRPELVSFKQIVIAPQPSDTAKAAARQLIDSILVELRKGADFATAARRFSMDPGTREQGGSLNWIRRGQGYDPRFESVAFSLRPGQISDPVETGFGFHLIQVERVQAAEVHVRHILIMPVIDSTNADSAYTLAERVRAALVAGASFDSLQRVYHDRMEEREIQQYPVGQLAQQAPGYGQAFAGLAEGGVGPVFQLPSPDPIRSKWAIVQLTRRIPAGEVRFEDVREQIRRSLARRLGEGRHLERMRKASFVLIHDV; encoded by the coding sequence ATGCGACAGTTGCCGGTAGCGCGGTTGGTGTGGCTCGGGCTGGTGGGCGCCATGGTTGGTGCGCCCGCCGGCAGCGCCGCCGCCCAGACGGCCGATTCGGCGACCACGATCGATCGGATCGTGGCCGTGGTCGGGACTCGTCCGATCCTGCTGTCGGAGGTGCAGGAGCGGATCCTGATCGAACTCCGCGGGCGTCCGGCGCCCACCGACCAGTCGGTGCTTCGCCAGCTGCAGCGCGGCATCCTCGAGTCGCTGGTCAATGAGGAACTGGTGATCCAGCAGGCCTCGCGCGATACCACCATCAAGGTCACCGACGAGGAGATTACCCAGTCGGTGGATCAGCTTTACCGCAACGTCCGAGGCCAGTATCAGTCCGAAGAGCAGTTCCGGACCGAGTTGCAGCGGACCGGCTTTCAGACGCTCGAAGAGTGGCGCACCTTCAGTGCGGAGCAACAGCGTCGGACCTTCCTGGCCAACCGGTTCTGGGACAATCTCCGCCAGCGCGGACGGGTCAAGGACGTTCCGCCTACCGATGAGGAGATGCGGCAGTATTTCGACCAGCAGAAGGGTAATTTCGAACCCCGGCCAGAGCTGGTGTCGTTCAAGCAGATCGTGATTGCTCCGCAGCCGAGTGACACGGCCAAGGCCGCCGCGCGCCAGCTGATCGACTCGATTCTGGTCGAGTTGCGGAAAGGGGCGGACTTTGCGACTGCGGCGCGCCGGTTTTCGATGGATCCTGGCACTCGTGAGCAGGGGGGATCGCTCAACTGGATCCGGCGTGGCCAGGGGTACGACCCGCGCTTCGAGTCGGTGGCGTTTTCGCTGCGTCCGGGACAGATCTCCGATCCGGTCGAGACGGGCTTTGGATTCCATCTGATTCAGGTCGAGCGGGTCCAGGCGGCCGAAGTGCATGTTCGGCACATCCTGATCATGCCCGTGATCGACTCGACCAACGCGGACAGCGCGTACACGCTGGCTGAGCGAGTTCGCGCTGCGCTGGTTGCCGGAGCCTCGTTCGACAGCTTGCAGCGGGTCTACCACGATCGGATGGAAGAGCGCGAGATCCAGCAGTATCCCGTCGGTCAGCTGGCGCAGCAGGCGCCGGGATACGGTCAGGCCTTTGCCGGTTTGGCCGAGGGCGGCGTGGGGCCCGTATTCCAGTTGCCGTCGCCCGATCCGATCCGGTCCAAGTGGGCCATCGTTCAGCTGACCCGTCGGATTCCCGCCGGTGAAGTGCGGTTCGAAGATGTTCGTGAACAGATCCGACGCAGTCTGGCCCGCCGACTGGGCGAAGGGCGCCACCTCGAGCGGATGCGCAAGGCGAGTTTTGTCCTGATTCACGACGTGTGA
- a CDS encoding tyrosine-type recombinase/integrase: DRAAAKAKADELAAELRRFASTRTVRLTLGALFDKYLQEVTPTKTVTTQGHDRRSVRLFLTVFGADQPAAELSRRDLERFVQWRRTTGDTRSGARKGQRIGPRVIGYDLALLRAMLSWAVGAKWLDRHPLDGVKVPLGAHTPNSPVLSLEHYEAMRSVAASIDPGFELALILARETGHRINAIRQLRWSDVDFTARSVQWAGGHDKLRFAHATPLTPAALAALEAHQQATAAIGNAWVFPAPGDATTPVSRDQVRGWWQRGELLARIPPHPGRGWHSLRRAFATDLKHIPLVDLAALGGWKSAQTILKCYQKPDADTMEAALASRSSRAALG, encoded by the coding sequence ATGACCGGGCCGCTGCCAAGGCGAAAGCGGATGAGTTGGCCGCCGAGCTGCGGCGCTTCGCCTCGACCCGGACGGTTCGCCTGACGCTCGGCGCGCTCTTTGACAAGTATCTGCAGGAAGTCACCCCGACCAAGACGGTGACGACCCAAGGGCACGATCGCCGCAGCGTGCGGCTCTTCCTCACCGTGTTTGGTGCGGACCAGCCGGCGGCCGAACTCTCGCGGCGTGATCTCGAGCGGTTCGTGCAGTGGCGCCGCACGACGGGCGACACGCGCAGCGGGGCCCGGAAAGGCCAACGCATCGGCCCCCGGGTGATCGGGTATGATCTGGCGCTACTGCGGGCGATGCTCAGCTGGGCGGTCGGGGCGAAGTGGCTCGATCGGCATCCGCTCGACGGGGTGAAGGTCCCCCTCGGGGCCCATACGCCGAATAGTCCGGTCCTCAGCCTCGAGCACTACGAGGCGATGCGGTCGGTCGCCGCGTCGATCGATCCCGGTTTCGAATTGGCGCTGATCCTGGCCCGCGAGACCGGGCACCGGATCAATGCCATTCGGCAGCTGCGCTGGTCCGATGTCGATTTCACGGCCCGGTCGGTGCAGTGGGCGGGCGGGCACGATAAGCTGCGGTTCGCCCATGCCACACCGCTGACGCCGGCCGCGCTCGCGGCCCTGGAGGCCCACCAGCAGGCGACGGCGGCGATCGGCAACGCCTGGGTCTTTCCCGCCCCAGGGGACGCCACAACGCCCGTCTCGCGCGATCAGGTGCGCGGCTGGTGGCAACGCGGGGAATTGCTCGCCCGGATTCCCCCGCATCCTGGGCGCGGCTGGCATAGCCTCCGGCGCGCGTTCGCGACCGACCTCAAGCATATCCCGCTGGTCGATCTCGCGGCGCTTGGCGGGTGGAAGAGCGCGCAGACGATTCTGAAGTGCTATCAGAAACCGGATGCCGACACGATGGAGGCCGCGCTCGCGAGCCGCAGCAGTCGCGCGGCGCTCGGCTGA
- the typA gene encoding translational GTPase TypA gives MAAQGGWAVEIRNIAIIAHVDHGKTTLVDQMLRQAGVFRENQQVEERVMDSNPLERERGITILAKNTAVRWKGTKINIVDTPGHADFGGEVERILRMVDGVLILVDAAEGPMPQTRFVTRKALGLGLTPIVAINKIDRADAEPYRVHDEVLGLFIDLEASHEQLEAPFLYTSSRHGTASKDLETAGVDLEPLFDAIVAHVPPPKGDPEGPFQMLISTLDHSTFLGRLGIGRIERGRVKVGDPIALLPLGEPGLVTEGIERSRISKLFAFEGLARVEVPEAAAGDIVVVSGFDGIDISKTLTDVEHPERLAGIAVELPTISVDFALNNSPFSGREGKFVTSRQVRDRLFKELERNVALKVEETDSPDTLAVSGRGELHLGILMETMRREGYEFQVSRPRVITREGEDGQRLEPYEELMIDVPETYMGAVMEKLGPRRAEMVEMRNSGQGTVRLMFKIPARGLFGYRSEFLTDTRGTGTLHHRYLEYGPWAGPLAGRKRGVLVADREGKTVAFALGNLQERASLFIAPGTDVYEGMIVGENSRPEDMDVNVAKEKKLTNMRTTASDENVMLEPPREITLEYALEYIEDDELIEVTPETIRLRKRILPQTERRKVARAMAREANA, from the coding sequence ATGGCCGCGCAAGGGGGCTGGGCTGTGGAAATTCGGAACATCGCAATCATCGCGCACGTAGACCACGGGAAGACCACGTTGGTGGACCAGATGCTCCGCCAGGCGGGCGTCTTCCGCGAGAATCAACAGGTCGAAGAGCGGGTGATGGATTCCAATCCGCTGGAACGGGAGCGCGGGATCACCATTCTCGCGAAGAACACGGCCGTTCGGTGGAAGGGCACCAAAATCAACATCGTCGATACGCCCGGTCACGCCGACTTCGGAGGGGAAGTCGAGCGGATTCTGCGCATGGTCGACGGGGTGCTCATCCTGGTCGATGCGGCGGAGGGGCCGATGCCCCAGACCCGTTTCGTGACCCGGAAAGCCCTGGGCCTGGGCCTCACTCCGATCGTGGCGATCAACAAGATCGACCGGGCTGACGCCGAGCCGTACAGGGTACACGACGAGGTTCTGGGTCTCTTCATCGATCTGGAGGCCTCGCATGAGCAGTTGGAGGCTCCGTTCCTGTACACCTCGAGTCGGCATGGAACCGCCTCGAAGGACCTGGAAACGGCCGGGGTCGATCTGGAGCCGCTCTTTGACGCTATCGTGGCCCATGTTCCTCCGCCCAAGGGCGACCCCGAGGGGCCGTTCCAGATGCTGATTTCGACCCTCGACCACTCGACCTTCCTGGGTCGGTTGGGGATCGGCCGGATCGAGCGGGGCCGGGTCAAGGTGGGCGATCCGATCGCCCTCTTGCCGCTGGGCGAGCCCGGTCTGGTGACGGAAGGCATCGAGCGGAGCCGGATCAGCAAGCTCTTTGCGTTCGAGGGTCTTGCCCGGGTCGAGGTTCCCGAGGCCGCCGCCGGCGACATCGTGGTCGTGTCCGGGTTCGACGGCATCGACATCAGCAAGACGCTGACGGATGTCGAGCATCCGGAGCGTCTGGCGGGCATCGCGGTGGAGCTGCCGACCATTTCGGTCGACTTTGCGCTCAACAATTCGCCGTTTTCCGGGCGGGAGGGCAAGTTCGTCACGAGTCGTCAGGTGCGGGACCGGCTGTTCAAGGAGCTCGAGCGCAATGTGGCGCTCAAGGTCGAAGAGACGGACTCGCCGGACACGCTGGCCGTCAGCGGCCGTGGTGAACTCCACCTCGGCATCCTGATGGAAACGATGCGGCGTGAGGGGTACGAGTTTCAGGTCTCGAGGCCCCGGGTCATAACCCGAGAGGGTGAGGATGGGCAGCGGCTCGAGCCGTATGAAGAGCTGATGATCGACGTTCCCGAAACGTACATGGGGGCGGTCATGGAGAAGCTCGGTCCGCGTCGGGCCGAGATGGTCGAGATGCGCAACTCGGGGCAGGGAACGGTTCGGCTGATGTTCAAAATCCCGGCCCGCGGTCTCTTCGGCTATCGGTCCGAGTTTCTGACTGACACTCGGGGCACGGGCACGTTGCATCACCGGTACCTGGAGTACGGTCCCTGGGCTGGCCCGCTCGCCGGGCGGAAGCGGGGCGTGCTGGTGGCGGATCGGGAGGGCAAAACAGTGGCATTCGCCCTCGGCAATCTGCAGGAGCGTGCCTCCTTGTTCATTGCGCCTGGTACGGATGTCTATGAGGGGATGATCGTCGGAGAAAACTCGCGGCCCGAGGACATGGACGTCAACGTAGCCAAGGAAAAGAAGTTGACGAACATGCGGACCACGGCGTCGGACGAGAACGTCATGCTCGAGCCGCCGCGAGAGATCACGCTGGAGTACGCGCTCGAGTACATCGAGGATGACGAGTTGATCGAAGTCACGCCGGAAACGATTCGGCTTCGAAAGCGGATCTTGCCGCAGACGGAGCGTCGGAAGGTGGCCCGTGCCATGGCTCGGGAGGCGAATGCGTAA
- the pdxA gene encoding 4-hydroxythreonine-4-phosphate dehydrogenase PdxA: MTSQRRPRLAVTLGDPRGIGPEIVAKALALPLDADLTLIGADDQVAAVPGVATVGLGPWGAGSGARPEDRRRVARAGQLAGHAVERAVALAKAGAVDAIVTAPVEKHALHLAGFRYPGHTEWLAHLAGDVDVAMMLAAGALRVVLVTTHIALRDVPAVLTTERIIRTGRVTAAGLRAWFGIDQPRLAVCALNPHAGEQGLFGDEEARVLAPAIAALGAHGPYPADTVFVRAMRGEFDAVLAPYHDVGMTAVKVAGFGQGVNVTLGLPFPRTSPDHGTAFDIAGLDRADPGSMRESLELAVRLASLRKP; the protein is encoded by the coding sequence GTGACCTCGCAACGCCGTCCCCGCCTGGCCGTCACCCTGGGTGATCCCCGGGGCATCGGTCCCGAAATCGTAGCCAAAGCGCTGGCCCTGCCGCTCGACGCCGATCTCACCCTGATCGGCGCCGACGACCAGGTCGCGGCTGTTCCGGGTGTCGCAACGGTCGGGCTGGGCCCCTGGGGTGCGGGTTCGGGGGCCCGCCCGGAGGACCGGCGGCGGGTGGCTCGCGCGGGGCAGCTGGCGGGTCACGCGGTCGAGCGGGCGGTGGCGCTGGCCAAGGCCGGGGCGGTCGACGCGATCGTGACGGCTCCGGTCGAAAAACATGCCTTGCATCTCGCCGGCTTCCGGTATCCCGGACACACCGAGTGGCTTGCGCACCTGGCAGGTGATGTCGATGTCGCGATGATGCTTGCCGCCGGTGCGCTTCGGGTGGTGCTGGTCACGACCCACATCGCGCTTCGGGACGTGCCGGCCGTGTTGACGACGGAGCGGATCATCCGAACCGGTCGGGTGACCGCAGCCGGACTCAGAGCCTGGTTCGGGATCGACCAGCCGCGTCTGGCGGTGTGTGCCCTCAATCCGCATGCGGGCGAGCAGGGTCTGTTTGGCGACGAGGAAGCCCGGGTGCTGGCACCGGCGATTGCCGCGCTGGGCGCCCACGGGCCCTACCCGGCGGACACCGTCTTCGTCCGAGCGATGCGCGGTGAGTTCGACGCGGTGCTCGCTCCGTACCACGATGTCGGGATGACGGCCGTCAAGGTCGCGGGATTCGGGCAGGGGGTCAACGTCACGCTCGGTCTGCCGTTTCCGCGAACCTCGCCCGACCACGGTACCGCGTTCGATATTGCCGGGCTCGATCGGGCCGATCCGGGCAGCATGCGGGAGTCGCTCGAACTGGCCGTCCGGCTGGCTTCGCTGCGCAAACCCTAG
- a CDS encoding peptidylprolyl isomerase encodes MSRLVLGLVVGSALLGGCERFSARSDVAAQVGEHQLTAERVASIMNQSGGGTPTVEAAEFISNLWLDYSLVGRAVAENKIPTDSAAVEALLWPTMATIRLNLLRDSVRAKRFSMTPEALEAAYNEPTYRVFQHIIVIPSGPTARDSAAARQQLTAALARIRGGADFGQIASQLSADGSKNDGGYLPFGPRGQFVPEFEAPAWELAPGAVTDVITTQFGYHLIRRPSFREAQDRFQTGFAQFGLSSVDSTYQAELIAANNLEVTGGAPAAIKSAVADIEGARGSSKVLVKAKSGNVTVGDFAKWGAMFNVQAKMSIRSAPDSLLTAFAKDLGLRTLLLRAADSAGINPEPQMKQFALVRYNQLVTQIESELGLDVPELSDSSTLAADAKAKLASEKIDAFFNRLLEGQAQMIQLPPELASYLRGLKLGKVHQPGIARSVELATTQFKKDSAEASARPAPGAIQQAPGGPPIEGAEPAAPPRP; translated from the coding sequence ATGAGCCGTTTGGTGTTGGGACTGGTAGTCGGAAGCGCGCTCCTCGGAGGGTGTGAGCGCTTCTCGGCGCGATCGGACGTCGCAGCGCAGGTGGGTGAGCATCAGCTGACCGCCGAACGGGTGGCGTCGATCATGAACCAGTCGGGCGGCGGAACCCCGACGGTCGAAGCCGCGGAGTTCATCTCGAACCTGTGGCTCGACTATTCGCTGGTGGGCCGCGCTGTGGCCGAGAACAAGATCCCGACCGATTCTGCCGCGGTCGAGGCGCTGCTGTGGCCGACCATGGCGACGATCCGGCTCAATCTGCTGCGTGACTCGGTGCGCGCAAAGCGTTTCTCGATGACGCCGGAGGCGCTCGAGGCTGCCTACAACGAACCGACCTACCGCGTTTTCCAGCACATCATCGTCATTCCGTCCGGGCCGACTGCTCGCGACAGCGCCGCGGCCCGGCAGCAGCTCACCGCTGCGCTGGCGCGGATTCGCGGCGGTGCCGATTTCGGCCAGATCGCGTCGCAGCTGAGCGCCGATGGCAGCAAGAACGACGGAGGCTATCTCCCGTTCGGTCCGCGGGGACAGTTCGTGCCTGAGTTCGAGGCCCCGGCCTGGGAGCTCGCTCCAGGAGCGGTGACGGACGTGATCACCACCCAGTTCGGGTACCACCTGATCCGGCGCCCCTCGTTCCGTGAGGCGCAGGACCGGTTCCAGACCGGATTTGCCCAGTTCGGGCTCTCGTCGGTCGACTCGACCTACCAGGCTGAACTGATCGCGGCCAATAATCTCGAGGTCACCGGCGGAGCTCCGGCGGCCATCAAGAGTGCCGTTGCGGACATCGAAGGAGCGCGAGGATCGAGCAAGGTGCTCGTCAAGGCGAAGAGCGGCAACGTCACCGTCGGCGACTTTGCCAAGTGGGGCGCCATGTTCAACGTGCAGGCGAAGATGTCGATCCGGAGCGCGCCGGACAGCCTGCTCACGGCGTTTGCCAAGGATTTGGGGCTGCGCACGCTGCTGCTTCGAGCCGCCGACTCGGCCGGGATCAACCCCGAGCCGCAGATGAAGCAATTTGCGTTGGTGCGGTACAACCAGCTCGTCACGCAGATCGAGAGCGAACTGGGCCTCGATGTGCCCGAGCTCTCGGATTCGTCGACGCTTGCCGCGGATGCGAAGGCCAAGCTGGCCAGCGAGAAGATCGATGCTTTCTTCAATCGGCTGCTCGAGGGCCAGGCTCAGATGATCCAGTTGCCGCCAGAGCTGGCGTCCTACCTCCGCGGGCTCAAGCTGGGCAAGGTCCATCAGCCCGGGATCGCCCGCTCGGTCGAGTTGGCCACCACGCAATTCAAGAAGGACTCGGCCGAGGCGAGCGCTCGCCCGGCCCCGGGTGCGATTCAGCAGGCGCCTGGTGGCCCGCCGATCGAAGGTGCGGAACCCGCCGCGCCGCCGCGGCCCTGA